One genomic segment of Hydrogenispora ethanolica includes these proteins:
- a CDS encoding response regulator transcription factor yields the protein MYHLLVVDDEAESRNTLCNCFPWNTVGFEVTAQAGNGAEALDLIRHNKIDVVLCDIKMPGLSGIDLAQELYQHKPRPAIIFLSGYRDFEYAQKALTFGVRYYIVKPARYEEIMTQFQMLKQELDAQRIALETTFHAGNDGKPSDSTDFQAKIVEMVKSYIQANYAAASLEEASKLVHLNASYLSQLFKQKTGVNFSDYLIEIKMTKAAELLMDYELKTYAVSEMVGYTNAKNFARTFKSFYGVNPRDYRYAKLGKDLPEG from the coding sequence ATGTACCATCTGCTGGTCGTCGATGATGAAGCCGAATCGCGCAACACGTTATGCAACTGTTTCCCCTGGAATACGGTTGGTTTTGAAGTCACGGCCCAGGCGGGCAACGGCGCCGAAGCCCTGGACCTGATCCGCCACAATAAAATTGACGTCGTGTTATGCGATATCAAAATGCCGGGTCTTTCCGGGATCGATTTGGCGCAGGAACTCTACCAACACAAACCGCGGCCGGCCATCATCTTTTTGAGCGGCTACCGGGATTTTGAATATGCTCAAAAAGCCCTGACTTTCGGAGTGCGTTATTACATCGTCAAACCGGCGCGTTACGAAGAGATCATGACCCAATTTCAAATGCTCAAACAGGAGCTGGACGCCCAAAGAATTGCGCTCGAAACGACCTTCCATGCCGGCAATGACGGGAAACCCTCCGACAGCACCGATTTTCAAGCCAAAATCGTCGAGATGGTCAAAAGCTATATTCAAGCCAACTACGCCGCGGCCAGCCTGGAGGAAGCCTCCAAATTAGTCCATCTGAACGCATCCTACCTGAGCCAGCTCTTCAAACAAAAAACCGGCGTCAATTTCTCCGACTATCTCATCGAAATCAAGATGACCAAAGCCGCCGAATTATTAATGGACTATGAACTGAAGACCTATGCCGTGAGCGAAATGGTGGGATATACTAATGCCAAAAATTTCGCCCGGACCTTTAAGAGTTTTTACGGCGTCAATCCGCGCGATTACCGTTACGCCAAACTGGGAAAGGACCTTCCCGAGGGATAA